The nucleotide window aatatttacagacgtgatgtgaaaaaattagcacgtttcgcggtcgtcatgccattggtcaactaagaagacatacaagtgatgacggttgaccaattcgatcggattcgaaaatctggtgaaattggctaaattttttaccacactcataatttattgtaatactCATATCtaacggttggtttttccattttctttgaattgatagaggttgctctttaaagtgtatgatatataaatatagatttataagagtaactaagtttgacctagttgatcgaattcgaaacgagaaccaaattggctgaaatttttacaaccaccataaaatattacaatctctccatcgagcggttggtttctccaaatttattttccatttcatgtttgctttagaatgaacctcaacaatttaaatgtaatgtataagttatacaactttaggagtcaaattggtatagaccaacatatttgtaattaaaattgaaatttttatcttatttccaagcacatccattgatgaaatatttacaaatgtgatgtaaaaaaataagcacgtttcgcggtcatcACTCTatcagtcaaccaagaaaacatacaaaagactacggttgaccaatctgaTCGGGTTTGAAACTActgtgaaattgactaaatttttaaccacaccgataatttattgtaataatcacatccaacggtcggttttcccattttctttgaattgatagaggttgctctttgaaatgtatgatatataaatatagatttataaaaaaaaaattagtgtctttaaatatgTATTATAAACAAAGCCCACAAGGCTTGTCCCGAAAAAGCTCGCAAGGCCccctttatatggacgggcttgaaTCCTTCGATTTACAATAAAGTCCGGCCTGGCCCAGTCcgccattatttaaaaatatagtaagGCCCGGCacaagcccgctatgaatgggtcGGTCCTGGCCCGTTGACAAGGCCTACATTTTTTAGTGTAATCCCTCTTTAGAGAATGAATGGCACTATGAGCAAAACTACACTATCACATTCAATGGTGGATTAAAGCGTTAAACCTAATTGACAGGCCACTATGCCAATTACAACTTCGTTTTAGacaataattttatttataCTGGAGTTTGAAAGTTAGctcatttaaattttttttctttgctctaCACTATTGaccttgttttttatttatttatttattttttattttttttttaaagagaaattttaaatacacactcatatataattacttaatacacatccctattattttatatttcaaattaaattttgtAGGTAgcttaaatgaccaaaacagacattGATGCattagaagaataaaaaaatagtcatattttccttatattattctatttatgtataaatagttagataaacacaacaaatttctatacatggtctcccaatttaatacaagaatgaagttagaaactatctaatttaatttttccttaaataaattgtaattaaatgaggttagaaaccataatatttagaatttcaaaatcaatggcattaaatgtttttaaaacatatcgctttacaccctttttttagttaatttcctttcttgttctaagagttatgattaatcaatttattttctaggGAAAACATCACCCATGGTCACTGAGTTTTGACTTATttgacacttaactcactgtattttcaacaatatcacttaactcattCAGTTTTACAtctgtctttcacttaactcactgtcgttaattctaccgttaaaagctattaaaattgagggtatatttgtctaaacactaaaaaaaatgcatttctaacctttttttattaaaaaaaaaagacaatttttttttcaaattatatctaagttaaaaaaaatcatttttattagaaatctcagaaatttaaaaaaatctaataaatgtaaattgagggtatatttgtctaaacactaaaaaaatgttttttttttattatttttaaaaagacaattttttttttcaaattatatttaagttaaaaaaattattttttattagaaatttaaaaaaagtataataaatgtagtttttttaagttaaaaatgatttttaagtgtttcGACAAATATACTCTCAATTTTAATGGCTTCTAACTgtagaattaacggcagtgagttaagtgaaagacggatgtaaaactgagtgagttaagtgatattgttgaaaatacagtgagttaagtgtcgaataagtaaTAACTTAGTGACCATTCGTGATATTTCTcctattttctaatataaaatatCATAGGTGAAAagactttgtaattgttaatctGTTTGGCCCTTTTAATGACAACTTTTTTAGTTTCGCCactgtggagaaactactgatatagttttgattgaatgttcaactcataattttatacttgattaacatggtgtttggtggatgagagctcatataacacaaaacctatttatatgcatctatttaaagggaacaataataaatctttatggatttcacAATAACTaatacaagtaatcaatatgtcatttacaaaatgtcaatatactagaatatactaatcacATTAAATAGTAACGTTAATATGGTCAAAAAGTAGggtatttcatgatttttgggattaaggatattttaggtgtTTTggattgtgtatttagtaaaatattaaaatgagaaattaaatgggtaaTGTATTAAGTATGAAGTGTGTACTAAGTAATTAGGAGTATGTATTTAAAACTTTTCTATTTTAAAAGCACAGGATAGAATGATATGACAACCTCACTACATATGCTAGAAGAAAATAGTAATTGTAGCCTCCCAAATTAAAAAGTCGAGGGtggtaattattattattattttttttgtcatttatcCCTTATTAAAAAATCATACATTTATCTTTACTATAAAATTCAGTTTTTAATACTGCCCATGGACTAGTGGAGTAAAACTGGGAAATATGGTAAGGGTCCTAGCCTCCTACAAGTCATGGCGGCAATATTTGTAAAGAAAGTCAACAAGAAAACTTCGTTAGGGTGTGTAAAAGAGATGAAAGAAATGATACTAAATTACAAGCCATTCatgaaaaaacaaacaaatatataaGAAAAGAAATGTTGGCAATTTTGTTGAAGTGAGCAAGTACTGAGTAGGGGGGACGAGCGAAATTTGGATGCACCGTCGATGggagtttaaaactttaaaTATTTGGGGAACGGTAGGCATGAAAAGATGAAATGCCATTAACTTCTCATTTATTGCCTTCACCAAGACTCGGAACTGCATTTGTATGGCATtcaatactctctctctctctctctatagaTGCCTTCCTTCCAGCAACCACATGCAACATCCCATCTCTCTTTAATTTGCTTTCAAGAATTCACCTCACCACCCACCCAACACTATTAGTCCTCCCCTCCCAAGTAATATTTTGATAGACTACTCTGTTTCTTGAGTTATAATTGTAGAGCAAGGTGGAAGAGAGATGAGTAGACACATGATCTCCAATCATGTATTCTCAGCAGAAACACATGAAATGAGGTTGGGTTTTTAAACTTGTTGCCAAAGCTGTGTTTCAGGAAGGGCTTTCCTCATTTGGGTCCTGCTGGTAATTCTACTCTCTCTTGTACGTTTTCTGTTCAATCATGGAACTTTAGTTTCactgtttcctttttcttcATTCAATCATGGAGAAAAGGGGAGCATGTACAATGGAGTTTCTGTTCTGCATTTTACGCTGGTTtgtgttgttgaattgtggtgGTCGACGTTATAGGACAAGTCAGTAAAAATTCATGTGTATTTGAATATTCAGATCGTCGTACACGTGATGGTGGTTTCTTTAGGAGGTTTACTGATCTGGGTCCTTAATATCAACAACACACAGAGAGCTGGAATTCTTGTTCACCTAGTAGCTTTATCAAATTTATGGTGTTTAGTTTCAGGACTAGGTTCTATGTCCTCCGTTGCAGTTTCTTATGGTGAGAAAGGTGCAGTTTACTGTGGCTTAAACTTGAATGGGTCTAATCTTGTGAGCTGTTATGGATCAAACTCGGCCATAACATATGGAACCCCAATTCACTTCCCATTTATTGGTCTGACTGCTGGTGATGGCTTTGTTTGTGGTCTGCTCATGGATTCTAACCAACCATATTGTTGGGGCAGCAGTGGTTATATTCAAATGGGTGTCCCTCAACCCATTATTAAAGATGCCCAATATGTAGAAATCAGTGCTGGTGATTACCATCTCTGtggattgagaaaatctctaaCAGGGAGCCTCAGAAACATGTCTTTTGTCGATTGTTGGGGCTATAACATGACCAAAAACTATGTGTTTGATGGTCAGATGCAGTCCATTACAGCAGGGTCAGAATTCAATTGTGGattgttttcccaaaacaggaCTGTGTTTTGCTGGGGTGATGAGACTAGTAGTAGGGTTATCCATTTGATCCCCGCAGACATGAGGTTTCGGATGATTGCAGCTGGTGGGTATCATGTCTGTGGCATTTCAGAGGGTGTGAGTTCTAGAACCTTTTGTTGGGGAAGAAGCTTGGACATTGAAGAAGAAATCTCAGTGGCATATTCGGGTCAAGGCAATGTTGATTTGGCTCCGAAGGACCCAATGCTTTCAATTGTGGGAGGGAAGTTTCATGCCTGCGGAATCAAGAGCTATGACCATGGTGTCATCTGCTGGGGATTTATTATGAAGCCAAGCACACCGGTTCCCAAGGGTGTCAAGGTTTATGACATTGCTGCTGGAAATTACTTCACCTGTGGGATTCGTGCTGACAAATCATTCTTGCCTGTTTGTTGGGGTCTTGGATTTCCGACTTCTCTTCCATTACCTGTTCCCCCCAGGTCCTGCATCTCTACTCCATGTGCTCCTGGCTTCTATGAACTCAGCCATGACAGTGCCTCTTGCAAAGATCCCAACTCTCACATTTGCATGCCCTGCAGCACTGGCTGTCCTGCTGAAATGTACCAAAAAACTGAATGTACGTTGAAATCTGATAGACAGTGTGATTATAACTGTTCTATTTGTTCCTCAGCTGGATGCTCCTCAAACTGTTCTTCATTGTACGCCAATTCAAAGAGGAACGAAAGGTTCTGGTCTCTGCAATTACCTGTCATTATTGCTGAGATTGCCTTTGCTATGATATTGGTCAGTGTTGTGTCTCTAACTGCAGTTTTATATGTCCGCTACAAGTTACGTGACTGTCGTTGCACAGAAAAATACTTAAAGTCTACAAAGAATGGTCGCAGTGGTTCGACTTTCCAGAAAGACATTGGCAAGATTCGTCCAGACTTGGATGATCTGAAGATAAGGCGGGCTCAGATGTTTACTTATAAGGAACTGGAAAGAGCAACTTCGGGGTTTGAAGAAGAGTCTGTTGTGGGCAAGGGAAGCTTCTCCTCAGTTTTTAGAGGTGTTTTGAAAGATGGAACAGTTGTGGCTGTCAAAAGGGCTATAATGTCTCCTAACATGCAAAAGAATTCGAAAGAGTTCCATACTGAGCTAGACTTGCTCTCCAGATTAAACCATGCTCATTTACTCAACCTTCTTGGCTATTGTGAAGAAGGTGGAGAGAGGCTTCTTGTGTACGAGTTCATGGCTCATGGATCATTGCACCAGCACCTCCATGGAAAGAACAAAGCCTTGAGAGAGCAATTGGACTGGGTTCGAAGAGTCACAATTGCAGTCCAGGCAGCTAGGGGAATTGAATACTTGCATGGTTACGCTTGCCCACCAGTGATCCATCGAGATATTAAGTCTTCTAATATCTTGATCGATGAGGAACACAATGCTAGAGTAGCTGATTTTGGCTTGTCACTATTGGGACCTGCAGATAGTAGTTCCCCACTGGCCGAGCTACCAGCGGGAACTCTAGGGTATCTTGATCCTGAGTACTACAGACTTCACTACCTGACAACCAAATCTGATGTTTATAGTTTTGGTGTTTTGCTGTTGGAGATTCTTAGTGGCAGAAAAGCCATTGATATGCAATATGAAGAATCAGGAAATATAGTTGAATGGGCAGTGCCTCTGATCAAGGCAGGAGACATATttgcaattttggatccacttttGAAACCCCCACCTGATGTTGAGGCCTTGAAAAGAATTGCAAATGTTGCTTGCAAATGTGTGAGGATGAGAGGCAAGGAGAGGCCGTCAATGGATAAAGTGACTACAGCACTTGAACGAGCTCTTGCGCTGCTAATGGGCAGCCCCTGTAATGAGCAACCCATTCTGCCTACTGAGGTGGTATTGGGAAGCAGTAGATTGCACAAGAAGTCATCGCAGAGATCTTCAAACAGGTCAGTGGAAACTGATGTTATAGATGCCGAGGATCAGAGGTTTGAATTCAGAGCTCCTTCATGGATCACATTTCCGAGTGTTGCTTCTTCCCAGAGGAGGAAATCCTCGGTCTCAGATGCCGATGCTGATGGGAAGAGCTCCATGGAAGCTAGAAATATGGGGAATGGTGGTGATGGGTTGAGGAGTTTGGAGGAAGAGATTGGGCCAGCTTCACCTCGAGAGAAGCTATTCTTGCAGCATAATTTTTAAACTCGTCACCAAACCATGCCGCATCAATCTGCTGCTTCACCTCAGGATTGCATTTACTTTATTTCTTGGTTGTAATTTCCTGGACAGCTACCACTTTATATTTTTTGTTACTCCCATATATcctttgtagttttttttttttttgagaatattaCTCCCATATCTTCTGTTTTAGTACAGTGTGGTGAAGTAGATTTGCTTCTTTTGATAATGAATTCTGGCATCGTTTCAggaaacaatgaaaaaaaaaattaagtgaaTAATGCCCTCACGCAGGATCGAACTACGGACCTTCAGTTTACAAGACTGACGCTCTACCACTGAGCTATAAGGGCAGTTATGAGAATACCCAACGTACGTGATATAAATACTTTTTGGGGCTTCGTATACCAAGGATTTATGGCTAATTAGGGGTGCTAAAATGGAACATTTCCATGGTCAACATGCTTTGAGGGAGACAATAACAATACACAAATTGGATGGCTTATAGCATATGACTAGAAATAGTGCCTGCGCTATGCCGCGGGGGTTTGTTATTGTTAACTATTTTGTATGTAAGGTTTACCGACAAAACATATAAATTTGGGAATGTTATAGATTTTCAATTTGCGAAAATTTTAGGTTTACAAAAGGAATTCACAGTGATCAACATAAACCAAAATGAGGTACTATTTGATGAAAGTGATAAAATAGTATATATCATACATCAAATTAGTAATGTTTTAAGAACACAAATACATATCAATCTCCTATAACAGAGGCGGTTATTTCCTGCATATATATACGAACAACTGAAATGAATCGATTTCGCAGAAACAAAGAGTGAGATTgtaaagaaaacaacaaatacATATCAATTTCCTAATCAAAACCACAATTTTAAACAACCCAAATCAAACACATACATCTTTTCCTGCTAAAAACTATCCCCGAAACTTGATCAAAATTTTTGAATCCACCTCTCCagaaacaaacccaaaccctgCCCCCGAAGTCCACTACAATCTTGAATCCACCCTCTTCTCTTTCCCACCCCAGCAACCTATGATGACATCAAATCAAAAATGGAAAATCTCAAATCTGGCAAATAAGCTTACAAAATGAAATCTGTTGATGCAATTAGTGACTCTGAAAAACATACTTTGTGTGAGAGCCTGCAACTTGGTGGCCTTCCTTCAAGTTTTGAGCTGCAAAGAAAACCCCAAAAGGCAATTAGCTCTAAAGAAACTGAAAAGAAATTGAcattatgattaaattcattcAATAcaggataaacaaaactaaaatcttTCAACATTACCGAAGTAACATTATGATTAATTCTATAATTGATTGCCCAAAACCAGATTAAGAACcggatttcttttgtttgttctaCTTTATTCTCTCTGTCTAagagtgttaaaaaaaaaaaaaaactttggttCTTGGAACTATTCAAAAGCTAGAACCAAGGCTACAGAATAAAACCAAATTTCGTATATGAATcatgcaattagatgaacttcgataaacaaaagaaacaaacaatgaAAGCTTTTGTTTTGAAAGATTGTGAAAGTTGAGAAATCAGTTACTACAGCTGAAAACATGAAAGCAAACGGTGAATTAAAGGTAATCGTTTTGGGTATATGAGCAAAAGATGAATAATTATGATAGTAATGTTGATTTTACTAAGTTGAAATCTTACCAAGCAAAATTCAATCTATGAACAATTCAATCAAAAacacttcaaatttcaaaaacaaaatcacaacCCAAATTTTCACCCTCGTCAATCGTTCTGATAGcaaccaaattgaaattcaCAAAACAAAATGCTAACCCAATCTTGGATCTCTCCTGTtcacaaaacaaacccaaatgCACAATCCAAATCgctaaaacaaatcaaaaatcaGAAGCTATGATAACAAAACCCCTCCTATTTGCTTTAAGCCCAACCTTTATATCTCACAGCTTGATCAATACAGTTCATAGTTGCGTTTGACGGTGAGTTTCTATCTAAGAGGAAAACCGAAAGTAGAATGAACAGTTTGCACTTGACTGCACTCGATGAAGGCTTCCAGAACACGTCTTTAATCATTAGTACTTctttttgtattgttttttgttctttcaaCCTGTGTAGAGCTACTCCTGGCATCACTGCACATATAAATGGCTCTGCATTGGTGATTTGCTTGAGCAAATTAGTCTTTTCAGCATGGTATTtttgtcaggacccaccccgaaaTTACCCTCCAAACTTcaagatggacctgcggggcccacttttcggaaaaattcgacagaacttcccctaaaagtggacaaccctaaacctgctgaaaacacttctaagtatagtaatttctatgcttgaagccaccctgcttccaagcaacaatccgcaaatttccaagtataaacatcgtactacacaaacataaccatttatataaattacaacccagcaaatcaaatctttctactttctccaatattatacaactcccatacactcataattatacaaatgtataaatccaccctTTTAAgtcatcagagcaatctaaagaacacactcgaaatataatacataaagtaggttaacaaataacctactgaggatagatggcaaaggtggtgctagcctccactcctaagccggttagcaacgctgcgatctgggcaattgaaaccaaagggcccagggggaaagtacataaaaacgttagtgtgagtggacaaaataaataagtataaaggaagaaaagttcatactttcccacaaatttacattataaaaatctcgatgcatgcaacgttataaaacgtatttctttaaattcaaaactcgtgaaaaacataccagcctcgctggttaaaagaaaatggactagccccgctagtcaagtaacgataaaatatggggaagagatttcaccatacgaaagaagggagcctcccaggctcgggtcggagtgtcccacactctggagcatcccatgctctgctcttactcacccacaaacacatagtaagcagggaggagtactaataggctagctagcaataaaatatagcgacccaggtatggtgggtaaacactattaaaatccaataaatccttaaggcttccccatgtcccacgaataaaagaaacacgggtacgattcccaaccgtacccggaaattctcgtaaagtcgtataaactaacagcgtgtcccacacgctacagaaataagtagattgtcaatgaggcattcccaatgctaAAATCGAAAATCGATAAATAAACATGGAGATTTACTCCAACAAAATTCAATTTACaaaaaaagtctcaaatcgacgattataaatataatataaatggtataaatccggaaatcacatcgaaaaccattcgTTGAAAAATCACATcaaatataaattcgaatccgagcataacaacttaataaccaaAGCTCAccaccggtataaatcataaatatttcacaaaatcattattggaatcaaatccacgagataaatcgtaatcaaattcctatgctcggaaaataatatattaattaaatagaacatgctttaataaataaatgcatgcatcacttattcgaaaacaaaagtccactcacagtgtacggctaagcctgccgtcgatccgaaccctcctcgagggaatcctcctcacgtcctgtacaatataacgttcgtaaaccCATAATTACTGGATAGAAAGCTAAATTACGAAAagcaaaaccaaaccctaacattCTCTTTATATGCCCAAAACATccaatcttcttcactaataTCAATCCCTTAAGGTATAGGCTTTAAGGCTGAATCAAGGAAATCCGGTGGATGGATTCCTCgcaattcaattaacaattccACCATTGAACAACATCAAAATCCACATTCATTCCATCTCCAATTCTATCACAAAGCTGCAATTATGAAACTAGATGTATGATTGGCTAATTATATCAAAAACAGAAGTCAAATTCCGGCCAAACACAGTCTCACGCGCCACCAatagtggcggcgcgtggcacccacgcgccggtaccaacctccaccaccggctaCCAAATTCCATGTATAGCTACAACTCGACCCACtgattaattttctcaactacaacacatcccaattttacctggaaatgGTCGAATTCGGCCGGCGAaaataacccagaaattcaagaaccctaggttttcaattctgcctctacacgtcaaatcttgattcgaggctaggggcgaaatgatctccgtcgCAAACCAAGTCTTCGACGCCGATatggtgaccggaggtggcagGAATCGCCGAAAACCGGCAATAATGACTAACTGCTACCGTAGCTTTCcccgctccaaatcgagcttctccggccaaatctctgtaaaatacctccacagacgtgacaaggggaaggaaccgagcttgggggtggccggattacgtcttgggtcggccggaggaggaagaaatcgaagaGGAAAGGatcgggccgaaagggaggaagggtcggggaaagagaagagagagttaccggggctaggtagattttccgaaaatggaaatctaccaacagtaacttccatatatatataaattaccatgaacagtaacttctacatttttggccataactctcacataggcctcatcatatggcccttgggccctaagcccgcccggcccggcccttccattagggcgggccggcccgacccttttttatttagggtagggtatgggtcacacaaataaagcccggccctaccctacggcccggcccgattaagcccgtaagggctaggcccggcccggcccttaaagcccggccctaacccggccctaaaatttatattttatttttgttattttctattacatgtgttatatgtataaaagtaataaaactatggaagtgtagaaaattatttcaatctaccatattaggaaatgagtcttttaaattgagccatattttgagaagaaaaaataattttttttaaagaattaaccgttaattcggcaaaaacgccgccgttttaatataatcttatgggtattttaatatttaccaataattactgttaactaattaactgtaataattacaaagctattatttcaaattggacaatatattcatgtaataccaattttgaaataaatcaagtaatcaacataactaaaaataatcaattggtcgagttgaaacctttttaccaatgtaatgttaacttcttaatgagcaaaatgggggacgaaatggaattttttaaaatgaaccgctggatgttgtttgcatatgaatatatgttagtggtaggaatttcaacaatttccgcattcggttggacctcgatctactcGGTCAActtaataccctaaatagaacataaaacaaatatgttcttaaccagtccttggcaattcacttttttcgatctttcagctcccacactctcatgggtagggggtctacttatggatatcaaaattccgcaacgtttgtccgcgcatggtgccgctccccttagggaagtttgcttgtgcaaagcgttgaccgctccattaggtgccttattcacggcggatcggcctaatttctttgcacaatacctatcactattgtataaacatataagaattttcagattgatcgattttcatttcaaaatttttggatcgcacataatccttatatgtcttgtaatgtagtataactagtttattaggcttgttaccctccatgagcaaaatgagggacgaaatggaattttttaaaatgaaccgctggatgttgttttcatatgaatatatgttagtggtagaaatttcaataatttccgcattcggttggacctcgatctacccggtcaactcaataccctaaatagaacataaaacaaatatgctcttaaccggtccttggcaattcacttttttcgatctttcagctcccacactctcatgggtagggggtctacttatggatgtcaaaattccgcaacgtttgtccgcgcatggtgccgctccccttagggaagtttgcttgtgcaaagcgttgaccgctccgttaggtgccttattcaaggcggatcggcctaatttctttacacaatacctatcactattgtataaacatataagaattttccgattgatcgattttcattttaaaatttttggatcgcacataatccttatatgtcttgtaatgtagtataactagtttattaggcttgttaccctccatgagcaaaatgagggacgaaatggaattttttaaaatgaaccgctggatgttgttttcatatgaatatatgttagtggtagaaatttcaataatttccgcattcggttggacctcgatctacccggtcaactcaataccctaaatagaacataaaacaaatatgctcttaaccggtccttggcaattcacttttttcgatctttcagctcccacactctcatgggtagggggtctacttatggatgtcaaaattccgcaacgtttgtccgcgcatggtgccgctccccttagggaagtttgcttgtgcaaagcgttgaccgctccgttaggtgccttattcaaggcggatcggcctaatttctttacacaatacctatcactattgtataaacatataagaattttccgattgatcgattttcattttaaaatttttggatcgcacataatccttatatgtctt belongs to Rosa chinensis cultivar Old Blush chromosome 4, RchiOBHm-V2, whole genome shotgun sequence and includes:
- the LOC112196216 gene encoding serine/threonine-protein kinase-like protein ACR4 gives rise to the protein MVVSLGGLLIWVLNINNTQRAGILVHLVALSNLWCLVSGLGSMSSVAVSYGEKGAVYCGLNLNGSNLVSCYGSNSAITYGTPIHFPFIGLTAGDGFVCGLLMDSNQPYCWGSSGYIQMGVPQPIIKDAQYVEISAGDYHLCGLRKSLTGSLRNMSFVDCWGYNMTKNYVFDGQMQSITAGSEFNCGLFSQNRTVFCWGDETSSRVIHLIPADMRFRMIAAGGYHVCGISEGVSSRTFCWGRSLDIEEEISVAYSGQGNVDLAPKDPMLSIVGGKFHACGIKSYDHGVICWGFIMKPSTPVPKGVKVYDIAAGNYFTCGIRADKSFLPVCWGLGFPTSLPLPVPPRSCISTPCAPGFYELSHDSASCKDPNSHICMPCSTGCPAEMYQKTECTLKSDRQCDYNCSICSSAGCSSNCSSLYANSKRNERFWSLQLPVIIAEIAFAMILVSVVSLTAVLYVRYKLRDCRCTEKYLKSTKNGRSGSTFQKDIGKIRPDLDDLKIRRAQMFTYKELERATSGFEEESVVGKGSFSSVFRGVLKDGTVVAVKRAIMSPNMQKNSKEFHTELDLLSRLNHAHLLNLLGYCEEGGERLLVYEFMAHGSLHQHLHGKNKALREQLDWVRRVTIAVQAARGIEYLHGYACPPVIHRDIKSSNILIDEEHNARVADFGLSLLGPADSSSPLAELPAGTLGYLDPEYYRLHYLTTKSDVYSFGVLLLEILSGRKAIDMQYEESGNIVEWAVPLIKAGDIFAILDPLLKPPPDVEALKRIANVACKCVRMRGKERPSMDKVTTALERALALLMGSPCNEQPILPTEVVLGSSRLHKKSSQRSSNRSVETDVIDAEDQRFEFRAPSWITFPSVASSQRRKSSVSDADADGKSSMEARNMGNGGDGLRSLEEEIGPASPREKLFLQHNF